One genomic window of Futiania mangrovi includes the following:
- a CDS encoding surface lipoprotein assembly modifier: MMGLPSRVSPVIFRAVRAVTAGALAVFLALGAGAAGAQTLAEVRALVDAGKAAEARRLLAQVPEPQDPVQRTEFVFLDGLTALELGHPEEAIVRFRRILVDQPGLVRVRLELARAYFEVEDDENARRQFELVLAANLPPAVTANIEAFLDAIRARRKWSLSVTFALAPDTNVNAATDARLVEIGGFPFLLDPNARKTSGLGMLTAAQAGYRLPLAKDWRAEAELYASHRQYDNDDFNDSFLRLGLGPTWLPPGGEVALRGVVRRRWFGNDAYNWGAGGEIAASMQATPRLGLSTRLEVIAQNYDDDRRQDGWVATGSIGARYGISSSAMVRADLTFLRNETEEARFSYDFPGLSVAWLQEFPWGITAEVGGFAGYRDFDGPDPLFASTRKDWRYSGSLYLTKRDWSIGGFAPLVGVRHTINDSDINFYDYDRTELMFGVTRQF, encoded by the coding sequence ATGATGGGTTTGCCGAGTCGTGTGTCCCCCGTGATCTTCCGCGCCGTCCGCGCCGTAACCGCGGGCGCACTGGCCGTTTTCCTCGCGCTTGGGGCGGGTGCGGCCGGCGCGCAGACGCTGGCCGAGGTCCGCGCGCTCGTTGATGCCGGAAAGGCTGCCGAGGCGCGCCGCCTTCTCGCCCAGGTGCCGGAGCCCCAGGATCCGGTGCAGCGGACGGAGTTCGTTTTCCTCGACGGTCTGACCGCGCTGGAGCTCGGGCATCCCGAGGAGGCGATCGTCCGGTTCAGGCGCATCCTCGTCGATCAGCCCGGTCTCGTGCGGGTGCGGCTGGAGCTTGCGCGCGCCTATTTCGAGGTGGAGGACGACGAGAACGCGCGCAGGCAGTTCGAGCTTGTGCTCGCCGCCAATCTCCCGCCTGCGGTGACGGCGAACATCGAGGCGTTTCTCGATGCGATCCGCGCGCGGCGGAAGTGGAGCCTGTCGGTCACCTTCGCGCTTGCCCCCGACACCAACGTCAATGCTGCGACAGACGCGCGCCTCGTGGAGATCGGCGGGTTTCCCTTCCTGCTCGACCCAAACGCGCGCAAGACGAGCGGTCTTGGCATGCTGACGGCGGCGCAGGCAGGCTACCGGCTGCCGCTGGCGAAGGACTGGCGCGCCGAGGCGGAGCTTTACGCGAGCCACCGCCAGTACGACAACGACGACTTCAACGACAGCTTCCTGCGTCTCGGCCTGGGGCCGACCTGGCTGCCGCCGGGTGGCGAGGTGGCGCTGCGCGGCGTGGTGCGGCGGCGCTGGTTCGGCAACGATGCCTATAATTGGGGCGCGGGTGGCGAGATCGCTGCCAGCATGCAGGCGACCCCGCGGCTGGGGCTCAGCACGCGCCTGGAGGTCATCGCGCAGAATTATGACGACGATCGGCGCCAGGATGGCTGGGTCGCAACGGGCAGCATCGGGGCGCGCTACGGCATCTCGTCGAGCGCGATGGTCCGCGCCGATCTGACGTTCCTGCGCAACGAGACCGAAGAGGCGCGCTTTTCCTATGACTTCCCCGGTCTCAGCGTAGCGTGGCTGCAGGAGTTTCCCTGGGGCATCACGGCGGAAGTGGGGGGCTTCGCGGGATATCGCGATTTCGACGGGCCCGACCCGCTGTTCGCCTCGACGCGCAAGGACTGGCGCTATTCCGGCTCGCTCTATCTGACCAAGCGGGACTGGAGCATCGGCGGCTTCGCGCCACTCGTCGGCGTGCGCCACACGATCAACGATTCCGATATCAATTTCTACGACTACGACCGGACCGAACTGATGTTCGGCGTCACGCGGCAGTTCTGA
- a CDS encoding methyl-accepting chemotaxis protein, with protein MTTADTSPEGEERIRSAVHRMREALGGDEAEAAAPGREAARAAAEEGAAEVSLRDLARLSGTAHSVQRTLYLVIALLALPMIVMAWLNLREAVADRSTAIGIARTNAAFDALTGAAAALARERDLTEIALARPRAMPQHVRAAIGDARTAAAAALQQSRTAVAALDLPGDGTRLLGELETAADEVRRLRGPVDDMMARGGGAGADLVSDWLSGANRLVSAVGTLKGAVAARAAGDPRAADLFALKSAVSDLANLAGRERGRLGARIAAGAPVDTADARELGELRGRISAAWDGMLGIARMQGARIQGESGLADAIGTADGRYFDRYDRLRQQVYEAARTAPADGGSSVAYPVGIETWLTESSQALATLEGVQAAVTARTLAYAQALADSATWSLVRDASIVLIGIVAAILSVWFVSRRVIGPLAQITRAMGRLAGGDLDRAIPGLERTDEIGAMARAVAVFRDNAREVQRLAAEREDMKRRAEAARKEELGALADQLDQTVSGVVETVAAAAAQFQALAGALAHNVERTNGRATNVATASEQASANVQTVAAAAEQLASSLGEISRQVTQSNSVATRATAQATDTNATVLGLNQAAEKIGEVVDLITEIARQTNLLALNATIEAARAGEAGRGFAVVASEVKTLASQTAKATEEIGAQIAAIQSATGGAVDAITLIARTIGEVNEIAASIAAAVEEQGIATQEIARNVHEAARGTEEVTVNISGVTEAARETRDAAAQLLQAAGELGRSSEELRTEVAGFIARVRAA; from the coding sequence ATGACCACCGCCGACACCAGCCCAGAAGGGGAGGAGCGGATCCGCTCCGCCGTGCACCGGATGCGGGAAGCGCTGGGCGGCGACGAGGCAGAGGCCGCCGCGCCCGGACGCGAGGCTGCACGCGCCGCCGCCGAGGAGGGGGCCGCCGAGGTCTCCCTCCGCGACCTGGCGCGCCTCTCGGGCACCGCGCACTCCGTACAGCGGACGCTTTACCTGGTGATCGCGCTGCTTGCCCTGCCGATGATCGTCATGGCCTGGCTCAATCTGCGCGAGGCCGTGGCCGACCGCTCCACTGCCATCGGGATCGCCCGGACCAACGCCGCGTTCGATGCGCTCACCGGCGCCGCCGCAGCGCTGGCGCGCGAGAGGGACCTGACCGAGATCGCGCTCGCCCGGCCACGCGCCATGCCGCAGCATGTCCGCGCCGCCATCGGCGATGCGCGGACGGCCGCCGCCGCGGCGCTTCAGCAGTCCCGGACCGCTGTCGCCGCACTCGACCTGCCGGGGGACGGTACCAGGTTGCTGGGGGAACTCGAGACGGCTGCCGACGAGGTGCGCCGGCTGCGCGGACCGGTCGACGACATGATGGCACGCGGCGGTGGGGCAGGCGCCGATCTCGTTTCGGACTGGCTTTCCGGTGCGAACCGGCTGGTTTCCGCGGTCGGTACGCTGAAAGGCGCGGTCGCGGCCCGGGCTGCCGGCGATCCGCGGGCGGCGGATCTCTTCGCGCTCAAGTCGGCTGTGTCCGACCTCGCCAATCTCGCGGGGCGCGAGCGCGGCCGTCTCGGGGCCCGTATCGCTGCCGGCGCACCGGTCGACACCGCGGATGCGCGGGAACTGGGCGAGCTGCGCGGCAGGATTTCCGCGGCCTGGGACGGAATGCTCGGCATCGCGCGCATGCAGGGGGCCCGGATTCAGGGCGAAAGCGGCCTGGCGGATGCGATCGGGACTGCGGACGGACGTTATTTCGACCGCTACGACCGCTTGCGCCAGCAGGTGTACGAGGCCGCGCGCACCGCCCCGGCGGACGGCGGCAGCAGCGTGGCCTATCCGGTCGGCATCGAGACATGGCTGACGGAGTCGTCGCAAGCGCTTGCCACGCTCGAAGGGGTGCAGGCTGCGGTGACCGCGCGGACGCTCGCCTACGCCCAGGCCCTGGCCGACAGCGCGACCTGGTCGCTCGTGCGCGATGCGAGCATCGTGCTCATCGGCATCGTGGCCGCGATACTGTCGGTCTGGTTCGTATCCCGCCGGGTAATCGGGCCGCTGGCCCAGATCACGCGGGCGATGGGACGCCTGGCGGGGGGTGACCTCGACCGTGCGATCCCCGGCCTCGAGCGGACCGACGAGATCGGCGCCATGGCCCGCGCCGTGGCCGTTTTCCGCGACAACGCCCGGGAGGTGCAGCGGCTGGCGGCGGAGCGCGAGGACATGAAGCGGCGCGCAGAGGCGGCCCGGAAGGAGGAGCTGGGTGCGCTTGCCGACCAGCTCGACCAGACCGTGTCGGGGGTCGTGGAGACGGTCGCGGCGGCGGCCGCGCAGTTCCAGGCGCTGGCGGGCGCGCTCGCCCACAATGTCGAGCGGACGAACGGGCGCGCGACAAATGTCGCCACCGCGTCCGAGCAAGCGTCGGCCAACGTCCAGACGGTGGCCGCGGCGGCGGAGCAGCTGGCCAGTTCGCTGGGCGAGATCAGCCGCCAGGTCACGCAGTCGAACTCCGTCGCCACGCGCGCAACCGCGCAGGCGACCGACACGAATGCGACCGTCCTCGGCCTGAACCAGGCAGCCGAGAAGATCGGCGAGGTCGTGGACCTGATCACCGAGATCGCGCGTCAGACCAATCTGCTCGCCCTCAACGCGACCATCGAGGCGGCGCGCGCGGGCGAGGCGGGCAGGGGGTTCGCCGTGGTCGCATCGGAGGTCAAGACGCTCGCCAGCCAGACCGCGAAGGCCACCGAGGAGATCGGCGCCCAGATCGCGGCGATCCAGAGCGCGACAGGTGGCGCGGTCGACGCCATCACGCTTATCGCGCGCACCATCGGCGAGGTGAACGAGATCGCTGCCTCGATCGCGGCCGCGGTCGAGGAGCAAGGCATCGCCACGCAGGAGATTGCCCGCAACGTCCACGAGGCCGCCCGCGGCACCGAGGAGGTGACCGTCAATATCTCCGGCGTGACCGAGGCCGCGCGCGAGACGCGCGATGCCGCGGCCCAGCTCCTGCAGGCCGCGGGCGAACTGGGCCGGTCGTCGGAGGAACTGCGTACCGAGGTCGCGGGGTTCATCGCGAGGGTGCGCGCCGCCTGA
- a CDS encoding tetratricopeptide repeat protein, producing MTKHPARKDPKARRTRREGLRTAGIVALAGAAGIVGTAAGVKYLRTHDIPQVVQLSALVVPPREPVQAVERTPSVRPGPDAADLMERGRTAESRAEHDVAFAAYEAAARRPADEPPPLPDRLEALARAAGAVDRPGIAVDSLRTALFRLEEARDTSTDLAAHHAHRARLLAALAEAALANGDVGLAVRTAAEAGEAADAATSAGAALTSLLPAQARALAVQQQAEGVRGDTAAAIRAGERALDIVKRQSGARSPDAARRMEDLARLYARAGRVEDALALNAEALSIAEEDPNVDRSTLVTGHNNLAEAWRAAQKPDMARPHYRRAIEIAQEGPATAADAAVPMNNLALLELAAGNRLAAEKLFVDALALARDTLGPEHETTARLRENAINFYKRIGRWDMARTLETPETGG from the coding sequence ATGACCAAGCACCCCGCCCGCAAGGACCCCAAGGCCCGGCGCACGCGCCGCGAGGGGCTGCGCACCGCGGGCATCGTGGCGCTGGCCGGTGCCGCTGGCATCGTCGGCACGGCGGCCGGGGTGAAGTATCTGCGCACCCACGACATTCCGCAGGTCGTCCAGCTTTCGGCTCTGGTCGTGCCCCCGCGCGAACCGGTGCAGGCCGTGGAGCGGACGCCTTCTGTCCGGCCGGGTCCGGATGCTGCCGACCTCATGGAGCGTGGGCGCACGGCGGAGTCGCGGGCCGAACACGACGTCGCCTTCGCCGCTTACGAGGCCGCGGCACGGCGCCCGGCAGACGAACCGCCGCCGCTGCCCGACCGGCTGGAGGCACTGGCCCGCGCGGCAGGCGCCGTCGACCGGCCCGGCATCGCCGTCGATTCCCTGCGCACCGCCCTCTTCCGGCTCGAGGAGGCGCGCGACACCTCGACCGACCTTGCAGCACATCATGCGCACCGCGCCCGCCTGCTCGCTGCCTTGGCGGAGGCGGCGCTGGCCAATGGCGACGTCGGCCTTGCCGTGCGCACCGCCGCGGAAGCGGGGGAAGCGGCCGATGCTGCCACGTCAGCGGGGGCCGCGCTCACCAGCCTGCTGCCTGCCCAGGCCCGCGCTCTCGCCGTGCAGCAGCAGGCCGAGGGTGTGCGGGGCGACACGGCTGCCGCGATCCGCGCGGGCGAGCGTGCGCTCGACATCGTGAAGCGCCAGTCGGGCGCACGCAGTCCGGATGCCGCACGCCGGATGGAGGATCTGGCCCGCCTCTATGCGCGGGCCGGGCGGGTTGAGGATGCGCTCGCCCTCAATGCCGAGGCGCTGTCGATCGCGGAGGAGGATCCGAACGTCGACCGCAGCACCCTCGTCACGGGTCACAACAACCTGGCCGAGGCATGGCGTGCGGCGCAGAAGCCCGACATGGCCCGCCCCCATTACCGCCGCGCGATCGAGATTGCGCAGGAGGGCCCGGCGACCGCCGCCGACGCCGCTGTCCCGATGAACAACCTGGCGCTGCTGGAACTTGCCGCGGGCAACCGGCTGGCGGCGGAGAAGCTGTTCGTGGATGCACTGGCGCTTGCCCGGGATACCCTCGGACCGGAGCACGAAACCACGGCCCGCCTGCGCGAGAACGCGATCAATTTCTACAAGCGTATCGGGCGCTGGGATATGGCGCGCACGCTGGAGACCCCGGAAACGGGCGGCTGA
- a CDS encoding MerR family DNA-binding protein, giving the protein MNIGEAAQASGLPAKTIRYYEDIGLVRPMREANGYRRFGRGDVARLVLLRRARALGFSVEECRELLSLYEDEQRHAGEVRAIARERLAAVDSRIAELKALRRQLAHLVEACSGGAGSRCAILEELSHD; this is encoded by the coding sequence ATGAACATCGGCGAGGCGGCGCAGGCCAGCGGCCTTCCGGCAAAGACCATCCGCTATTACGAGGACATCGGCCTGGTTCGCCCGATGCGGGAGGCCAATGGCTATCGCCGCTTCGGGCGCGGGGACGTTGCGCGGCTGGTGCTCCTGCGCCGGGCACGCGCGCTCGGTTTCAGCGTCGAGGAATGCCGCGAGCTGCTCTCGCTCTACGAGGACGAACAGCGGCACGCCGGCGAGGTGCGCGCCATCGCGCGCGAACGCCTTGCCGCCGTCGATTCCCGCATCGCGGAGCTGAAAGCCCTGCGCCGCCAGCTGGCGCACCTCGTCGAAGCCTGCTCGGGCGGTGCGGGGTCGCGCTGCGCCATCCTCGAGGAGCTATCCCACGATTGA
- a CDS encoding J domain-containing protein: protein MFEQNRMKRYKQRLRVSVERGAKGTLEAYLFLGQNERLIELMNDYREFLPFETLLGKFLLIPKREITEITPVDSTGAPVGLKTNPYKVLNVTRNASPEEVHDAYRTLMKALHPDRVRAAGLGDELIQYATERTQIVAAAYQEIVEQRERLNRIDVPAA from the coding sequence ATGTTCGAGCAAAACCGGATGAAGCGGTACAAGCAGCGGCTGCGGGTGAGCGTCGAACGCGGCGCCAAGGGAACGCTCGAAGCCTATCTGTTCCTCGGTCAGAACGAACGCCTGATCGAGCTGATGAACGACTATCGCGAGTTTCTTCCGTTCGAGACCCTGCTGGGGAAGTTCCTGCTGATCCCCAAACGGGAGATCACCGAGATCACGCCGGTCGACAGCACCGGCGCACCTGTCGGGCTGAAGACCAATCCCTACAAGGTCCTGAACGTGACGCGAAATGCGAGTCCCGAGGAAGTGCACGACGCCTACCGGACGCTCATGAAGGCCCTGCATCCCGACCGGGTGCGCGCGGCGGGCCTCGGCGATGAGCTGATCCAGTACGCCACGGAGCGCACGCAGATCGTTGCCGCTGCGTACCAGGAAATCGTCGAGCAGCGCGAGAGGCTCAACCGGATCGACGTACCGGCGGCCTGA
- a CDS encoding J domain-containing protein, with protein sequence MFDHDRMKRSKRRVRVLVERGAKGAMEASLFLAHDERLIDALNDDRKFLPLETVLGKLLLLPKSEITEITPVDRAGKPVGLNADPCKILGVTPDATAEDLRTAYLTLVKALHPDRVRAAGLAEEFIQYATERTQLVTAAYHEITAERERRAKAEAPPA encoded by the coding sequence ATGTTCGATCATGACCGGATGAAGCGTTCGAAGCGGCGCGTTCGCGTGCTGGTTGAGCGCGGCGCCAAGGGTGCGATGGAGGCGAGCCTTTTCCTCGCCCATGACGAGCGCCTGATCGACGCGCTCAACGACGACCGGAAGTTCCTTCCCCTCGAGACGGTACTGGGCAAGCTCCTGCTCCTACCAAAGAGCGAGATCACCGAGATCACGCCCGTCGACCGCGCGGGCAAGCCGGTCGGCCTCAACGCCGATCCCTGCAAGATCCTCGGCGTCACGCCGGATGCGACCGCGGAGGATTTGCGTACCGCCTACCTGACCCTCGTGAAGGCGCTGCATCCCGACCGGGTGCGGGCAGCCGGCCTCGCCGAGGAGTTCATTCAGTACGCCACCGAACGAACACAACTCGTCACGGCGGCCTACCACGAGATCACGGCCGAGCGCGAAAGACGCGCCAAGGCCGAAGCGCCACCCGCCTGA
- a CDS encoding rhomboid family intramembrane serine protease, translating to MQSPFPAPPHGRPREPVFNVPFALLALIGTLAAFHAARMLLPLRVEVEAIYMLGFVPARYGLSAPEIGIGSLLDAGPVTAAANFVSYTFLHGDLSHLGLNCLWLAAFGAPVIRRLGTDRFLVLYFLCGAAGAALHLLLHPASVAPLIGASAAISGMMGSAARFALAPAPLGYPRERLPLRRLTDSRVLVFVGLWFGLNWLFGTGAASVVGGATIAWEAHVGGFVAGLLLMPLFDRRR from the coding sequence ATGCAGAGCCCCTTTCCCGCCCCACCCCATGGCCGGCCGCGCGAACCGGTGTTCAATGTCCCCTTCGCGCTGCTCGCGCTGATCGGTACGCTGGCGGCGTTTCACGCGGCGCGCATGCTGCTGCCGCTGCGCGTCGAGGTCGAGGCGATCTACATGCTGGGGTTCGTACCGGCGCGCTATGGCCTCAGCGCCCCGGAGATCGGCATCGGATCGCTGCTCGATGCGGGGCCGGTCACGGCGGCGGCAAACTTCGTCAGCTACACCTTCCTGCACGGCGACCTGAGCCACCTGGGGCTCAACTGCCTCTGGCTGGCCGCCTTCGGGGCGCCGGTCATCCGGCGGCTGGGCACCGACAGGTTCCTGGTGCTCTATTTTCTGTGCGGGGCGGCCGGCGCGGCGCTGCACCTGCTGCTGCATCCGGCGTCGGTCGCGCCCCTGATCGGGGCGTCGGCGGCGATCTCGGGTATGATGGGGTCGGCGGCGCGATTCGCGCTTGCGCCCGCCCCGCTTGGCTACCCGCGCGAACGGCTGCCGCTCCGGCGGCTGACGGACAGCCGGGTACTGGTGTTCGTCGGCCTGTGGTTCGGCCTCAACTGGCTTTTCGGGACAGGTGCGGCGAGCGTCGTCGGCGGGGCCACGATCGCGTGGGAGGCGCACGTCGGCGGCTTCGTCGCGGGACTGTTGTTGATGCCCCTTTTCGATCGCAGGCGTTAA
- a CDS encoding DMT family transporter, translating into MRHADPGTVAYRTRRRLAALPANLRGALWMIAAVMGFTLISVLVRMLGDSGVPAVLTGFMRGAIGLVVILPLLVRFGGLRQLRTRHAHIHALRVGIGATGMLLGYYAITKLPLADVTAISFTAPLFTVILAATILREKVGWRRWLATVVGFLGVLVILRPGADVTVLPLLPVLGMLAMAFAIACAVTLLKFFPEGESQLSMLTWFMAGSVVIASPWAIPLWQPFTPAQWLMLAGVGVSAIVFQWMIIKAFRTAEASFLAPFDYTKLLLAIALGWALFGEVPGAWTYAGAAMIVAATLYIAQREARLARAGRR; encoded by the coding sequence ATGAGGCACGCAGATCCAGGAACGGTGGCCTATCGAACGCGCCGCCGGCTGGCGGCGCTGCCGGCAAATCTGCGGGGCGCACTGTGGATGATCGCCGCGGTGATGGGGTTCACGCTGATCTCCGTTCTTGTCCGCATGTTGGGGGATAGCGGGGTTCCTGCTGTACTCACCGGGTTCATGCGCGGTGCGATCGGTCTCGTGGTCATTCTCCCCCTGCTTGTCAGGTTCGGCGGCTTGCGCCAATTGCGCACGCGCCACGCCCACATCCATGCGCTCAGGGTCGGGATCGGGGCCACGGGCATGTTGCTCGGCTATTACGCGATCACCAAGCTGCCGCTCGCGGACGTGACGGCGATTTCCTTCACCGCCCCGCTGTTCACGGTCATCCTGGCGGCCACGATCCTGCGCGAGAAGGTCGGTTGGCGGCGGTGGCTTGCGACGGTCGTGGGCTTTCTTGGCGTTCTCGTCATCCTGCGGCCGGGTGCGGACGTGACGGTGCTGCCGCTTCTTCCGGTGCTGGGCATGCTTGCCATGGCGTTTGCGATCGCCTGCGCGGTGACGCTGCTGAAGTTCTTTCCGGAAGGGGAGAGCCAACTCAGCATGCTGACATGGTTCATGGCAGGCTCCGTGGTGATCGCGTCGCCCTGGGCGATCCCGCTCTGGCAGCCGTTCACGCCCGCGCAGTGGCTGATGCTGGCTGGCGTCGGCGTGTCGGCGATCGTGTTCCAGTGGATGATCATCAAGGCCTTCCGTACGGCCGAGGCAAGTTTCCTTGCGCCCTTCGACTACACCAAGCTGCTGCTCGCGATCGCGCTCGGCTGGGCGCTGTTCGGCGAGGTTCCCGGCGCCTGGACCTATGCCGGTGCGGCGATGATCGTCGCCGCCACCCTCTACATCGCGCAGCGGGAGGCGCGGCTGGCGCGGGCAGGGCGGCGCTAG
- a CDS encoding 2'-deoxycytidine 5'-triphosphate deaminase has translation MEMQGILPSQALRAFIAAGHITAFGDRRVEPSQVQPASLDLRLGRLAYRVPASFLPGARFRVEERLDDLQMHALDLTDGAVLERGCVYIVPLVEGLRLPAGVSARANPKSSTGRLDVFARVITDGAQAFDDVPDGYTGPLYAEISPRTFSIRVRTGTRLVQIRLRRGAARDTDEAVRALNAADPLLGGAGAEQLADDIRGGLPFTVDVQGEASGSGALAARAGMPPIVGWRARKHAGLVDIERVNHYEPLDFWEPVFARKGGGVVLDPDDFYILATRESVAVPPTHAAEMLAYDTSVGEFRVHYAGFFDPGFGYASAGGSGSRAVLEVRTHEVPFLIDDGQIVGRLVFERMAALPDLLYGRDIQSNYQGQALALSKQFRR, from the coding sequence ATGGAGATGCAGGGGATCCTCCCCTCGCAGGCCTTGCGCGCGTTCATCGCTGCCGGTCACATCACGGCGTTCGGCGACCGCCGGGTCGAGCCCTCGCAGGTGCAGCCGGCGTCCCTCGACCTGCGTCTCGGACGGCTGGCCTACCGTGTACCGGCGTCCTTCCTCCCTGGCGCCCGCTTCCGGGTGGAGGAGCGGCTGGACGATCTGCAGATGCACGCCCTCGACCTGACCGACGGTGCCGTGCTGGAGCGCGGCTGCGTCTATATCGTTCCGCTGGTGGAGGGCCTGCGCCTGCCCGCCGGCGTCAGCGCGCGCGCCAACCCGAAGTCCTCGACCGGCCGCCTCGACGTCTTTGCCCGCGTCATCACCGATGGCGCGCAAGCGTTCGACGACGTGCCGGATGGCTACACCGGGCCGCTCTATGCGGAGATCAGCCCGCGCACCTTCTCCATCCGGGTGCGCACGGGCACGCGGCTGGTCCAGATCCGGCTGCGCAGGGGTGCCGCCCGCGACACCGACGAAGCGGTGCGCGCGCTCAACGCCGCCGACCCGCTGCTCGGCGGTGCCGGGGCGGAGCAGTTGGCAGACGACATCCGCGGCGGCCTTCCCTTCACTGTCGACGTGCAGGGAGAGGCGTCCGGCTCCGGCGCCCTGGCTGCGCGTGCCGGCATGCCGCCGATCGTCGGATGGCGCGCGCGCAAGCACGCCGGCCTCGTCGATATCGAGCGGGTCAATCATTACGAACCGCTCGACTTCTGGGAACCGGTGTTCGCCCGCAAGGGCGGGGGCGTCGTGCTCGACCCGGACGATTTCTACATCCTGGCAACCCGCGAGTCGGTGGCCGTGCCGCCGACCCACGCCGCGGAGATGCTCGCCTACGATACGAGCGTGGGGGAGTTTCGCGTGCATTACGCCGGTTTCTTCGACCCCGGCTTCGGATATGCCTCGGCGGGCGGATCGGGAAGCCGCGCGGTACTGGAGGTGCGCACCCACGAGGTGCCCTTCCTGATCGACGACGGCCAGATCGTGGGCCGCCTGGTGTTCGAGCGGATGGCCGCCCTGCCCGATCTGCTTTACGGCCGCGACATCCAGTCCAACTACCAGGGACAAGCGTTGGCCCTTTCCAAGCAATTCCGGCGCTAG
- a CDS encoding AEC family transporter: MEQVLALTIPFFAVAGLGYAASAAGMMGGNAVRSLNVFVFYFAMPALMVGAIARKPFDELIEPAFFAGYTGSGLFLFVVAAVLGRLLFRLTPGEATVMGQASVISNSGYLGVPLAIAAFGDWAVAPVALAMIGDFIVIAPLTLAVLEASRGGASSAGRGILRALKGLALNPFVISIVIGLGISASGLGFTGVTERFVSFLAGAAGPAALFALGASLYGRPMAEGLVPVTVVTVLKLFAHPALVYVALSNAPGVPDEWVAVGVLVAALPIAGNVFVIAENYAIFSRRVSSAILFTTALAAVTVAGTLALFQN; the protein is encoded by the coding sequence ATGGAGCAGGTACTCGCCCTGACGATTCCGTTCTTTGCCGTCGCCGGACTCGGCTATGCCGCGTCTGCGGCGGGCATGATGGGCGGTAACGCGGTCCGCTCCCTCAACGTCTTCGTATTCTATTTCGCGATGCCGGCGCTGATGGTCGGCGCGATCGCGCGCAAGCCGTTCGATGAGCTGATCGAGCCCGCGTTTTTCGCAGGCTACACGGGGTCGGGGCTGTTCCTCTTCGTCGTTGCGGCTGTGCTGGGGCGCTTGCTGTTCCGGCTGACGCCCGGCGAGGCGACGGTAATGGGGCAGGCGTCGGTGATTTCCAATTCCGGCTATCTTGGCGTGCCGCTCGCCATCGCGGCGTTCGGCGACTGGGCTGTCGCGCCCGTAGCGCTGGCCATGATCGGCGATTTCATCGTCATTGCGCCCCTGACGCTCGCGGTGCTGGAGGCCTCTCGCGGCGGAGCGTCCTCGGCTGGGCGCGGTATCCTGAGGGCGCTGAAGGGCCTCGCGCTGAACCCCTTCGTGATCTCCATCGTGATCGGCCTTGGCATTTCGGCGAGCGGGCTGGGCTTCACCGGTGTGACGGAGCGGTTCGTGTCGTTCCTTGCGGGCGCGGCGGGGCCGGCGGCGCTCTTCGCGCTCGGCGCCTCCCTCTATGGCCGGCCGATGGCGGAGGGGCTCGTCCCGGTCACCGTGGTCACTGTGCTGAAGCTCTTCGCACATCCCGCGCTCGTCTATGTCGCGCTGTCGAACGCGCCGGGCGTGCCCGACGAATGGGTCGCGGTGGGCGTGCTGGTGGCCGCGTTACCCATCGCCGGCAATGTCTTCGTGATCGCGGAGAACTACGCGATCTTTTCCCGCCGCGTCTCGAGCGCGATCCTGTTCACGACGGCGCTTGCCGCGGTTACGGTGGCGGGTACGCTGGCGCTCTTCCAGAACTAG
- a CDS encoding J domain-containing protein yields MRTEPASPQLRPRTRVRVAMALTEGHMLDGFLFIAERERLVDLVNDARRFLPFETITGEFVLIAKDEIRAVRPFEGRGPAHAIFTGDPYTVLGVHSDDSDEAIKQAYYALLRQLHPQQAEASGLHPALVDCAGALTRRVIEAYDHILRNRKRGR; encoded by the coding sequence ATGCGCACCGAACCCGCAAGCCCGCAGCTGCGACCGCGTACCCGCGTGCGGGTGGCGATGGCGCTGACAGAAGGGCACATGCTCGACGGCTTTCTGTTCATCGCAGAGCGCGAACGTCTCGTCGACCTCGTGAACGATGCGCGCCGCTTCCTGCCCTTCGAGACGATCACGGGCGAATTCGTCCTGATCGCCAAGGACGAGATCCGCGCGGTTCGCCCCTTCGAGGGGCGCGGCCCTGCACACGCGATCTTCACCGGCGACCCCTACACGGTCCTGGGCGTGCACAGCGACGATAGCGACGAGGCGATCAAGCAGGCCTATTACGCGCTGCTGCGGCAATTGCACCCGCAACAGGCCGAGGCCTCGGGCCTGCACCCGGCGCTCGTCGACTGCGCAGGCGCGCTGACCCGCCGGGTGATCGAGGCCTACGATCACATCCTGCGCAACCGGAAACGCGGGCGCTGA